A portion of the Candidatus Pristimantibacillus lignocellulolyticus genome contains these proteins:
- a CDS encoding ABC transporter ATP-binding protein/permease, whose amino-acid sequence MIRRFFSYYKPYTRLFLIDFGCAVIAGLLELAFPLAINVFIDELLPNEDWNLIVWVSIALLLLYALNTFLNYIVNYWGHMLGISIETDMRRKLFAHIQKLSFRFFDNTKTGHLIGRLTNDMNMIGEVAHHGPEDLFIAVMTLVGAFIFMLFLNWKLALLTFIIVPFIIVVVIYFNKKMTKAIQQLYNDIGDFNARIEENVGGIRVVKAFSNEKFEEEQFEVNNKRFRLTKLSSYKLIAKNGSISYMMMRLVTLFVLVFGTWFVLRGEMSNGDFVGFILLTNVFFKPIEKINAIIESYPQGIAGFKRYIELLDTNPDVADAPDAITLYKMNEKIEFNDVSFGYDGKQTILNHIDLTITKGETIAFVGPSGAGKTTICSLLPRFYDVDNGSICIDGIDIRQFTQDSLRKQIGIVQQDVFLFSGTIRENIKYGQLDADDDAVWEAARRAKLEQLIEGQEHGLDTIIGERGVKLSGGQKQRLAIARMFLKNPPILILDEATSALDTETELAIQESLAELSKGRTTLIIAHRLATIKDADRIVVVTEEGITEQGSHEALVAQDGVYRRLHLAQFGG is encoded by the coding sequence ATGATTAGACGATTTTTCAGTTACTATAAGCCTTATACCCGTCTATTTCTAATCGATTTTGGATGTGCAGTTATAGCAGGTTTACTAGAGTTAGCTTTTCCGCTAGCGATTAATGTATTTATTGATGAATTATTGCCCAATGAAGACTGGAATCTCATAGTCTGGGTTTCTATTGCGTTATTATTGCTTTATGCACTTAATACGTTTTTAAATTATATTGTGAATTATTGGGGACACATGCTTGGCATTAGCATTGAAACGGATATGAGGCGAAAGTTATTTGCTCATATTCAGAAATTATCATTCCGCTTTTTTGATAATACGAAGACAGGTCATCTGATTGGAAGATTGACCAACGATATGAACATGATTGGTGAAGTCGCCCATCATGGACCTGAGGATTTATTTATTGCTGTGATGACACTAGTAGGTGCATTTATTTTTATGCTATTTCTTAACTGGAAACTAGCGTTGCTTACCTTTATTATTGTGCCATTTATTATTGTTGTTGTGATCTATTTCAATAAGAAAATGACAAAAGCAATTCAGCAACTCTATAACGATATTGGTGACTTTAATGCGCGCATTGAAGAAAATGTAGGTGGTATACGAGTAGTTAAAGCTTTCTCCAATGAGAAGTTTGAAGAAGAACAATTTGAAGTAAATAATAAGCGTTTCCGGTTGACAAAATTATCGTCGTACAAGCTTATTGCCAAAAATGGTTCTATTAGTTATATGATGATGAGATTAGTTACATTATTCGTTTTGGTGTTTGGAACTTGGTTTGTTTTAAGGGGAGAAATGTCCAATGGTGATTTTGTTGGATTTATTTTATTGACAAATGTATTCTTCAAACCTATTGAAAAAATTAATGCTATTATCGAGAGTTATCCGCAAGGAATAGCTGGATTCAAGCGGTATATCGAACTACTAGATACGAATCCCGATGTAGCAGATGCACCTGATGCCATAACACTCTACAAGATGAACGAGAAAATAGAATTCAATGATGTGTCATTTGGTTACGATGGGAAGCAAACGATACTTAACCATATAGATCTAACGATCACTAAAGGAGAGACGATCGCTTTTGTTGGACCATCTGGCGCAGGGAAAACAACAATCTGTAGCTTACTTCCGAGATTCTACGATGTAGATAATGGTTCAATTTGTATCGATGGAATAGATATTCGTCAGTTTACACAAGATTCATTACGCAAACAAATCGGAATTGTACAACAAGACGTATTTCTATTTTCAGGTACGATTAGGGAAAATATTAAGTATGGTCAATTAGATGCTGATGATGATGCAGTGTGGGAAGCGGCGCGTCGTGCTAAGTTAGAACAATTGATCGAAGGACAAGAGCATGGATTAGATACTATTATTGGTGAACGTGGAGTGAAACTTTCAGGTGGTCAGAAGCAAAGATTAGCGATTGCACGTATGTTCCTCAAAAATCCACCAATATTAATATTAGATGAAGCAACGTCGGCGCTAGATACGGAAACCGAATTAGCAATTCAAGAATCGTTAGCGGAGTTATCGAAAGGTAGAACGACGCTTATTATTGCTCATAGATTAGCTACCATTAAGGATGCAGACCGTATTGTTGTTGTAACGGAAGAAGGAATAACTGAACAAGGTAGTCATGAGGCACTTGTTGCTCAAGATGGAGTATATCGTCGCTTGCATCTCGCTCAATTCGGTGGATAA
- a CDS encoding amidase — MNRILDDDATELAEKIRNGQYSSLEVTNTYIEHLQRANRSVNCISVDRYDIARQEAIDADIKLKNNEPVGRMHGVPISIKDCFHVAGMATTGGLIHRKDNIEPEDAEAVALLKREGAIVIGKTNTPTLCFCQETDNKLHGRTNNPWDLSRSVGGSSGGEGALIALGGAAVGLGADIGGSIRFPSHNNGIVGFKSGNKQVSAIGNFPHITIPEQDRMLGIGAMSKSVRDARLMNEILTGSKRKFVDLNAYEIIMPQKQEGIPLHEATIGLMEQLRVKLTADYKLSDELPPHFEEAALIWQELMSINGAKHVVKLLTDNGAKKNPTWEFVKEKVTRKSDFHSNLSWALIGARMFQPSEVRLAEIRNLLAVGDQQIAQYFSNKLLIIPVYHEAAQKHGKLYSEIFSIRKTYKQYMPYIAYANVWGLPSLTLPIGTDEAGMPIGVQIICNVGNEDAIFQLGEWIEEEMYRYKRCTTYDA; from the coding sequence ATGAACCGAATATTGGACGATGATGCAACTGAATTAGCTGAAAAAATCAGAAATGGTCAGTATAGTTCACTAGAAGTTACAAACACGTATATCGAGCATCTGCAGCGAGCGAACAGAAGTGTCAATTGTATTTCCGTTGACCGCTATGATATTGCGAGACAAGAAGCAATAGACGCAGATATAAAATTGAAAAATAATGAACCAGTTGGCAGAATGCATGGTGTCCCGATTAGTATTAAAGACTGTTTCCATGTAGCAGGAATGGCAACAACAGGAGGATTAATACATAGAAAAGACAATATTGAACCTGAAGATGCAGAGGCAGTTGCTTTATTGAAGCGGGAAGGTGCAATTGTCATCGGTAAGACGAATACGCCGACACTTTGTTTCTGTCAGGAAACAGATAATAAGCTACATGGTCGCACGAACAATCCTTGGGATCTTTCGCGTTCTGTAGGTGGTTCCAGTGGTGGAGAGGGTGCGTTAATTGCCCTTGGTGGAGCAGCTGTAGGTTTAGGCGCAGATATTGGTGGCTCTATTCGGTTTCCTAGTCATAACAATGGAATTGTTGGATTCAAATCGGGCAATAAGCAGGTTAGTGCGATCGGTAATTTCCCACATATAACAATTCCAGAACAGGATCGGATGCTAGGAATTGGTGCGATGAGCAAATCAGTACGTGATGCCAGGTTAATGAATGAAATTTTAACGGGGAGTAAGCGTAAATTCGTTGATCTTAATGCTTATGAAATTATTATGCCGCAAAAACAAGAAGGCATTCCACTTCATGAAGCGACAATTGGGCTTATGGAGCAATTACGTGTAAAATTAACTGCTGACTATAAACTAAGTGATGAATTGCCACCGCATTTTGAAGAAGCGGCACTCATTTGGCAAGAGTTAATGAGTATTAATGGGGCGAAACACGTCGTGAAATTATTGACCGATAACGGTGCGAAGAAAAATCCGACATGGGAGTTTGTAAAAGAGAAAGTAACGCGGAAATCGGATTTTCATTCTAATCTTTCATGGGCGTTAATTGGCGCGAGAATGTTCCAACCTTCGGAAGTTCGATTGGCGGAGATTCGTAATCTTCTTGCTGTAGGAGACCAACAGATCGCCCAATATTTCAGCAACAAGTTACTTATTATTCCGGTATATCATGAAGCGGCTCAAAAGCATGGTAAGTTATATAGTGAGATATTCTCGATTCGTAAAACTTATAAGCAATATATGCCATACATCGCCTATGCTAATGTGTGGGGACTTCCATCGCTTACATTGCCAATCGGTACGGATGAAGCGGGTATGCCGATTGGCGTACAGATTATTTGCAATGTAGGTAATGAAGATGCCATCTTCCAACTAGGAGAATGGATAGAGGAAGAAATGTATCGCTACAAGCGTTGTACGACGTACGATGCTTAG
- a CDS encoding superoxide dismutase family protein, which yields MKMLLIGLSFLMMSLNLNATIVSAKDKKIIVSIINTEGKNIGTASFVQDNENVRIHVQATQLTPGVHGIHIHENGQCDPPDFKSAGGHFNPINHQHGFDNPKGFHNGDLPNIEVSSDGTIDVELVTSVVTLKKGEANSLLKKKGTSLVIHADADDYVTDPAGNSGARIACGVISK from the coding sequence ATGAAAATGCTATTAATTGGGCTCTCATTTCTTATGATGAGTCTGAATCTCAATGCCACAATCGTCAGTGCGAAGGATAAAAAAATTATCGTATCCATCATTAATACAGAAGGAAAGAATATCGGGACAGCAAGCTTTGTTCAAGATAATGAAAACGTAAGAATTCATGTACAAGCAACTCAATTAACTCCTGGTGTACATGGTATTCATATTCATGAAAATGGACAATGTGATCCGCCTGACTTCAAATCTGCTGGAGGACACTTCAATCCGATTAATCATCAACATGGATTCGACAATCCAAAAGGATTTCATAATGGTGATTTACCAAATATCGAAGTATCCAGCGATGGCACAATCGATGTAGAACTCGTTACTAGCGTTGTTACATTAAAAAAAGGCGAAGCCAACTCCTTACTTAAAAAGAAAGGCACTTCACTTGTTATACATGCAGATGCAGATGACTATGTTACCGATCCAGCAGGTAATTCTGGAGCTCGTATTGCATGTGGAGTCATTAGTAAGTAA
- a CDS encoding alpha-E domain-containing protein: MLNRTAEALFWIGRYMERVENHARLIDVYYHLQQDEFNKGSNHSNDNDKWMRIVDALGSRTMYEQSYKEYNEQLVLFYATLDRDNMNSLVSCVSHARNNLRTLREQAPTEMWDVMNSFYLWLREQQADGLLHESPHQFLGQIKNWSNMFAGCIHSVMSRQNEWYFIECGRYLERSENTLRILCTVEGYACKANALQTDSYSYLQAVLKSVSGYQTYRRQYADRITVPEIFEFVIMNPTFPRSIHFAFHQLVLNIRSLELYDKPLKVAHDRIVRKLSKMIAELDCLEVNEIYNEDEEKLTAQLLQSCQWIGDEFAQTFFLIGEVSA; this comes from the coding sequence ATGCTTAATCGGACGGCAGAGGCTTTGTTTTGGATTGGAAGATATATGGAGCGGGTAGAAAATCATGCGAGGCTGATTGATGTTTACTACCATCTGCAACAAGATGAATTTAATAAGGGAAGTAATCACTCCAACGATAATGATAAATGGATGCGTATTGTTGATGCATTAGGTAGCCGCACTATGTATGAGCAAAGTTATAAGGAATACAATGAGCAACTTGTGCTGTTCTATGCAACATTGGATCGCGACAACATGAATTCATTAGTTTCATGTGTTAGTCATGCACGTAACAATTTACGGACATTACGTGAGCAAGCTCCAACAGAAATGTGGGATGTCATGAATAGCTTCTATTTGTGGCTAAGGGAACAGCAAGCGGATGGTTTATTGCATGAGTCCCCTCATCAATTTCTTGGACAAATCAAAAATTGGAGCAATATGTTCGCTGGCTGTATTCACTCCGTAATGTCGAGACAGAATGAATGGTACTTTATTGAGTGCGGCCGCTATTTGGAACGTTCAGAAAATACGCTTCGTATTCTTTGTACAGTTGAAGGATACGCATGTAAAGCAAACGCCCTCCAAACAGATAGTTATTCTTATTTACAAGCAGTATTAAAATCAGTAAGTGGGTATCAGACTTATAGACGTCAATATGCAGATCGAATTACTGTACCTGAAATATTTGAATTCGTCATTATGAACCCAACTTTCCCACGCTCCATACACTTCGCTTTTCATCAACTAGTGTTAAATATTCGTTCGTTGGAACTATACGATAAGCCATTAAAGGTAGCGCACGATCGAATCGTTAGAAAGTTAAGTAAGATGATAGCAGAACTTGATTGTCTAGAAGTGAATGAAATATACAATGAGGATGAAGAGAAGCTAACAGCACAATTATTGCAATCCTGTCAGTGGATTGGTGATGAATTTGCGCAAACCTTTTTTCTTATTGGGGAGGTCAGTGCATGA
- a CDS encoding transglutaminase family protein — MKLRISHITTYYYAQPVTDSVNEIRLTPVTNERQSCYNHSISVEPNAPLFAYEDSFGNRVHAFSVNQAHNHLTIRTSMTVVTTEAFQPESKRKMQNLKPAEAWDLLQSDAIIDRFIEFLLPTAYTEATKEIIQFMNEVPSIGIVNDNAEEIVPIYSVYDWLKSLSNHIHTNFVYDPEATTVSTKAFELIEKQRGVCQDFAHLMIAICRAKGIPARYVSGYHFVGDLHGGTADFEQASHAWVEAYIPELGWYSFDPTNKTAFDDRYVKLGHGRDYIDIVPVKGIYRGTSEQKLVVTVDVQKLQTR; from the coding sequence ATGAAGCTACGTATCAGCCATATAACGACCTATTATTACGCTCAGCCAGTTACGGACAGTGTCAATGAGATTAGACTTACTCCAGTAACGAATGAACGACAATCATGCTATAACCACAGTATTTCAGTAGAGCCCAATGCACCTTTATTTGCATACGAGGATAGTTTCGGAAATCGTGTGCATGCTTTTTCGGTTAATCAGGCACATAATCATCTTACTATTCGTACTTCTATGACCGTCGTAACGACGGAAGCTTTTCAACCTGAGAGCAAACGTAAAATGCAAAACTTAAAACCTGCGGAAGCTTGGGATCTTTTACAATCTGATGCGATTATTGATCGCTTTATCGAATTTCTTCTACCAACGGCCTATACAGAGGCTACGAAAGAAATCATTCAATTTATGAATGAAGTTCCGAGTATAGGCATTGTTAATGATAATGCAGAGGAGATAGTTCCAATCTATTCTGTCTATGATTGGCTTAAATCGTTAAGCAATCATATTCATACGAATTTCGTCTATGATCCTGAGGCGACAACAGTTAGTACGAAAGCCTTTGAGTTGATAGAGAAACAGCGTGGTGTTTGTCAAGATTTTGCCCATCTAATGATTGCGATATGCCGAGCAAAAGGAATACCTGCACGTTATGTAAGTGGATATCATTTTGTTGGCGATTTGCATGGAGGTACTGCTGATTTTGAGCAAGCATCGCATGCATGGGTAGAAGCGTATATACCTGAATTAGGTTGGTACTCCTTCGATCCGACGAATAAAACAGCATTTGATGATCGGTATGTAAAGCTAGGTCATGGTCGGGATTATATAGACATCGTACCTGTAAAGGGGATATACCGCGGAACTAGTGAACAGAAATTAGTAGTTACAGTCGATGTTCAAAAACTTCAAACGAGATAA
- a CDS encoding polysaccharide deacetylase family protein, translated as MRKYRYIIILLLIFVAISAISVYKYFRGHDEGVVVLMYHDFGYSKDPKIINAEVFEEQMAALAASDYDVISMDQYVDYMEGNLVLDKKSVLITFDDGYEDYYSIAYPILKKHNLPATNFIIVKLTDEPNERALPHLTWDQMREMEQYGQSFYSHTYNHHLYLDPGENNHAALTSLKENETEEQYIGRIKSDLTAAHKLLVKELGEQPNIVAFPYGRYDDELLVITKELGIDHTFNIKKGINQSKGSKQEETAVYHRVNAGLSRISGEDLLKLIKRQ; from the coding sequence TTGAGAAAGTACAGATATATCATTATTTTATTGCTTATTTTCGTAGCCATTTCAGCAATATCAGTTTATAAATATTTCCGGGGGCATGATGAAGGTGTCGTCGTCTTAATGTATCATGATTTTGGTTATAGTAAGGACCCGAAAATTATTAATGCAGAAGTATTCGAAGAGCAGATGGCAGCATTAGCCGCTTCAGATTATGATGTCATATCAATGGACCAGTATGTAGATTACATGGAAGGTAATCTTGTACTTGATAAGAAATCCGTCCTCATTACCTTTGATGATGGATATGAGGATTATTATAGCATCGCATATCCTATATTGAAGAAACACAACTTGCCTGCTACTAACTTTATTATTGTAAAACTAACAGACGAACCAAATGAACGAGCACTTCCACATCTCACTTGGGATCAAATGCGTGAGATGGAGCAATATGGCCAAAGTTTCTATAGCCATACATATAATCATCACCTCTATCTTGATCCGGGAGAGAATAATCACGCAGCTTTAACTAGTTTGAAGGAAAATGAAACCGAAGAACAATATATCGGTCGCATAAAAAGTGATCTAACCGCTGCACATAAACTACTTGTAAAAGAATTAGGTGAACAACCCAATATTGTCGCATTCCCTTACGGACGCTACGACGATGAATTACTTGTAATAACCAAAGAACTTGGAATTGATCACACATTCAATATTAAAAAGGGCATCAATCAATCTAAGGGCTCTAAACAGGAAGAAACAGCTGTATATCATCGCGTTAACGCTGGTTTATCTAGAATTAGTGGCGAAGATTTGTTGAAACTTATTAAGAGACAGTAA
- a CDS encoding circularly permuted type 2 ATP-grasp protein — protein sequence MSMAKKQDQFSYDAKSFYDEMFEANGKVRSHYKSIFEQFSSMSLTNQAARQQALQQRMVEEGITFTLYQTDQKEPLERTIPFDYIPRVIAKSEWDVVDRGLRQRVQALNAFIHDIYHDMNIIKDGIIPRRLVVSNTYYRPEMVGIDVPGGVYITSSGIDLIRDEKGEYFVLEDNLRSPSGFSYLFKGRALMRELFHDLYLKNSVVDIERSLNAFLSSLRSISPNGKKDPVIALLSPGAFNSAYFEHTFLAQQMGIHLVEGRDLVYKDHKIYIRNLDGLKQVDVIYRRIDDDYLDPLAFNADSVLGVPGLMNAYRAGNIGIANAPGTGVADDKAIYAYVPDMIRYYLHEEPIIRNVPTYILSRKEDREYVLDHLKELVVKETSLSGGYGMLIGPAASQSEIDCFAKAIKENPDRYVAQTTMNLSRSPIMKDGIMTPRHIDLRGFVLKGTESHVIPGGLTRVALVEGSLVVNSSQGGGVKDTWVLSK from the coding sequence ATGTCGATGGCCAAAAAGCAAGATCAGTTTTCTTATGATGCAAAATCGTTTTATGATGAGATGTTCGAAGCCAATGGAAAGGTGAGATCACATTATAAATCCATCTTCGAGCAGTTTTCGAGTATGAGCTTAACCAATCAAGCTGCTAGACAGCAAGCATTACAACAACGAATGGTTGAGGAAGGAATCACTTTCACACTGTATCAAACTGATCAGAAAGAACCTCTTGAACGAACGATTCCATTTGATTATATTCCCAGAGTTATTGCAAAATCAGAGTGGGATGTTGTAGATCGAGGATTACGTCAAAGAGTGCAGGCATTAAATGCATTCATTCACGATATATATCACGATATGAACATTATTAAAGATGGTATTATCCCACGTCGATTAGTTGTATCGAATACGTATTATCGTCCTGAGATGGTTGGAATAGATGTGCCAGGAGGAGTATATATTACTTCATCAGGCATTGATCTCATTCGAGATGAAAAGGGAGAATATTTTGTGCTTGAGGATAATCTACGATCTCCATCGGGCTTTTCTTACTTGTTCAAAGGCAGAGCATTAATGAGAGAATTATTTCATGATCTCTACTTGAAAAATTCGGTGGTCGATATTGAGCGAAGCTTAAATGCTTTTCTTAGCTCACTTCGTAGTATCTCGCCTAATGGTAAGAAGGATCCCGTTATTGCCTTGCTAAGTCCAGGAGCATTCAATTCAGCATACTTTGAACATACCTTTCTAGCTCAGCAAATGGGTATTCATCTTGTCGAAGGTCGCGATCTAGTTTACAAAGATCATAAGATCTATATTAGAAATCTAGATGGATTGAAGCAAGTTGACGTCATCTATAGACGCATTGATGATGATTATCTTGATCCGCTTGCATTCAATGCTGATTCTGTCCTTGGCGTACCTGGATTGATGAATGCTTACCGCGCAGGGAACATAGGTATAGCCAATGCACCAGGCACAGGGGTTGCAGATGATAAGGCGATATACGCTTATGTACCTGATATGATTCGCTATTACCTACATGAAGAGCCGATCATTCGCAATGTACCTACGTATATATTAAGCCGTAAAGAAGACCGAGAGTATGTGTTGGATCATTTGAAAGAGCTTGTCGTAAAAGAAACTTCACTCTCAGGTGGTTATGGCATGTTGATCGGTCCTGCGGCGAGTCAATCAGAGATCGACTGTTTTGCTAAAGCGATCAAAGAAAATCCAGATCGATATGTTGCACAAACGACAATGAATCTATCTCGATCGCCCATTATGAAAGATGGCATCATGACTCCGAGACACATTGATTTGCGAGGATTCGTGTTGAAAGGAACGGAGTCACATGTTATACCAGGTGGATTGACGAGGGTGGCGCTAGTAGAAGGCTCATTGGTCGTTAACTCTTCGCAAGGAGGAGGAGTCAAGGATACATGGGTACTCAGCAAGTAG
- a CDS encoding alpha/beta hydrolase, producing the protein MWYKQIRDFKREYNLLLIDLPGHGGNTEGLLHMPDHNSHALYETAGQILHVLDHYKIQRAHFLGLSLGTIVIHVIEEIEPDRIMSKVLGGSVEYLYIPIVKFFKSLRGILSLMPYMWLYKIVALCLMPRKRNKEARFLFVNEAVKLGKQEFFKWYELLYAEVNRFYDNRKSTCTKPVLFIMGDEDYVFLPILRNRIHRYKNGTLHVLEQCGHVCNIEKHEQFNELALDFLKSNINVEHTYYATEKVV; encoded by the coding sequence ATATGGTATAAACAAATTCGAGATTTTAAGAGAGAATATAATTTATTATTAATAGACTTACCAGGGCATGGTGGTAATACGGAAGGCTTATTACATATGCCTGATCATAATAGTCATGCATTGTATGAAACTGCTGGTCAAATATTACATGTACTAGACCACTATAAGATTCAACGTGCACATTTTTTAGGACTATCTCTCGGTACCATTGTCATTCATGTTATAGAAGAGATTGAGCCAGATCGTATTATGTCTAAAGTGCTTGGCGGTTCGGTTGAGTATCTCTATATACCTATCGTAAAATTTTTCAAAAGCTTGCGTGGAATATTATCTCTGATGCCTTATATGTGGTTATATAAAATCGTAGCTTTATGTCTTATGCCTCGCAAACGAAACAAAGAGGCAAGATTTTTATTTGTTAATGAAGCAGTGAAACTTGGTAAGCAAGAATTTTTTAAGTGGTATGAGTTGTTGTATGCAGAGGTTAATCGCTTTTATGATAATCGTAAGTCGACATGCACAAAGCCAGTTTTATTTATTATGGGGGATGAAGACTATGTGTTTCTTCCCATATTGAGAAATAGAATTCATCGCTATAAAAATGGTACGTTGCATGTGCTAGAGCAGTGTGGGCATGTATGTAATATAGAGAAACATGAACAATTTAACGAATTAGCTTTAGATTTTTTGAAGTCTAATATTAATGTTGAACATACTTACTATGCAACTGAAAAAGTAGTTTAG